The following proteins come from a genomic window of Oricola thermophila:
- the dnaQ gene encoding DNA polymerase III subunit epsilon — protein MREIIFDTETTGLDPSMDRIIEIGAVELENRFITGRNFHVYINPEGREVHPDALAVHGISNEQLADKPKFSEILQDWLEFTEGATLIAHNAGFDVGFFNAEFARLGFPPIDPDRIVDSLSLARRRHPMGPNSLDALCRRYGIDNSMREKHGALLDSELLAEVYIELVGGKQAALSLEMRDTSGNGDTEDSSDETIVLRTRPSPLPPRISAGEIEAHRRLVEGLGEKALWLAGTKKGG, from the coding sequence ATGCGTGAAATCATTTTCGATACGGAAACGACCGGACTCGATCCGTCGATGGACCGCATTATCGAGATAGGCGCGGTCGAACTGGAAAACCGTTTCATCACCGGGCGGAATTTTCACGTCTATATCAATCCGGAGGGGCGTGAGGTTCATCCTGACGCGCTTGCCGTGCACGGCATTTCCAACGAACAGCTCGCCGACAAGCCCAAATTCTCCGAGATCCTGCAGGACTGGCTGGAATTCACCGAAGGTGCGACCCTTATTGCGCACAATGCCGGTTTCGATGTCGGCTTCTTCAACGCGGAATTCGCCCGCCTCGGTTTTCCGCCGATCGATCCCGACCGCATCGTGGACAGTCTGAGCCTGGCGCGCCGTCGCCATCCGATGGGACCGAATTCGCTCGACGCGCTGTGTCGGCGCTACGGCATCGATAATTCGATGCGCGAGAAACATGGCGCATTGCTCGACAGCGAGCTACTTGCCGAGGTCTATATCGAGCTTGTCGGCGGCAAGCAGGCGGCGTTGAGCCTTGAAATGCGCGACACGTCGGGAAACGGGGACACGGAAGATTCGTCCGACGAGACGATTGTGCTCCGTACCCGCCCGTCGCCGCTTCCGCCGCGCATCTCCGCTGGCGAGATCGAGGCGCATCGCCGGCTCGTCGAGGGACTGGGCGAAAAGGCGCTCTGGCTTGCCGGTACGAAAAAGGGCGGCTGA